The following proteins come from a genomic window of Scomber japonicus isolate fScoJap1 chromosome 4, fScoJap1.pri, whole genome shotgun sequence:
- the mapk13 gene encoding mitogen-activated protein kinase 13, whose amino-acid sequence MEVQAHFHREEINSTVWEVPEKYTRLRQIGTGAYGSVCSVTNEKTKEKVAIKKLHRPFQSEIFAKRAYRELRLLKHMKHENVIGLLDVFTPASGLDDFQDFYLVMPYMFTDLSKVRGHLSEDKVQFLVYQMLCGLRYIHKAGIIHRDLKPGNLAVNQDCELKILDFGLARSTDAEMTGYVVTRWYRAPEVILNWMHYTQTVDIWSVGCIMAEMINGKTLFKGKDYMDQLTQIMKVTGVPGPEFVQKLDSPEAKTYVKGLPRYPRKDFSTLFPRASEKGIDLLEKMLVLDGDERPTAELALEHPYFDSLRDPDDFPEPASYDDSHDNATLSLDEWKRLCFKEVKSFVPFPRRDSKRKNTLTMSA is encoded by the exons atggAGGTTCAGGCACATTTCCACCGTGAGGAGATCAACAGCACGGTGTGGGAAGTCCCGGAGAAATACACACGGCTCCGACAGATAGGAACCGGAGCGTACGGCTCTGTGTG TTCAGTAACAAATGAGAAGACTAAAGAGAAAGTGGCTATCAAGAAGCTCCACAGGCCCTTCCAGTCAGAAATCTTTGCTAAGAGGGCCTACCGGGAACTCAGACTgctcaaacacatgaagcatGAAAAT GTGATAGGACTTCTTGATGTGTTTACACCTGCCTCGGGCCTTGATGACTTTCAGGACTT CTATCTGGTAATGCCTTACATGTTTACTGACCTGTCAAAGGTTCGAGGTCATCTATCAGAAGACAAAGTCCAGTTTCTCGTGTATCAGATGCTCTGCGGACTTAGG TACATTCACAAGGCTGGAATCATCCACAGG GATCTTAAGCCTGGAAACTTGGCTGTGAACCAAGACTGTGAACTGAAG ATCCTGGACTTCGGACTGGCTCGCAGTACTGACGCTGAGATGACGGGCTACGTGGTGACCCGTTGGTACCGGGCGCCTGAGGTCATTCTGAACTGGATGCACTACACCCAGACTG TGGACATCTGGTCTGTGGGCTGTATCATGGCAGAAATGATCAATGGAAAAACCCTTTTCAAAGGGAAAGACT ACATGGACCAGCTGACTCAGATCATGAAAGTGACAGGAGTGCCTGGACCAGAGTTCGTACAGAAGCTGGACAGTCCAGAG gcaaaaacgTATGTGAAAGGCCTTCCTCGCTATCCCAGAAAAGACTTCTCAACGTTGTTCCCCAGAGCCAGCGAAAAGG GTATTGACCTGCTGGAGAAGATGTTGGTTCTGGATGGAGACGAGAGGCCCACTGCCGAACTGGCTCTGGAGCACCCGTACTTCGACAGCCTAAGAGACCCAGATGACTTTCCTGAGCCTGCGTCATATGACGACAGCCATGACAACGCCACATTGTCCCTTGATGAATGGAAGA GGTTATGTTTCAAAGAGGTGAAGAGCTTTGTGCCGTTCCCCAGGCGGGACTCCAAGAGGAAAAACACCCTGACTATGTCTGCATGA
- the brpf3b gene encoding bromodomain and PHD finger-containing protein 3 isoform X1, with protein sequence MRKPRRKGQVAVGGGADVKKSNGTVGGRGGARQRSPSPYSLKASPSRETLTYAQAQKVVEVELEGRLHRISILEPLEVITEDEMMAQDISECNSNKENSEQSPPTSSAQTVRKPVTPRGRRKDSKCSSVKSTPSSKNHCPTPHPPTPEKLNTLHHHHVTLPEPKFRVLETFTPVEAPPLPTAYYRFIERSPEEQETEAEYDMDEEDVAWLDMVNNGRTSEGYSAVSSDTFELLVDRLEEEAYREARSRAPSQSSIDDDAFCCVCLDDECLNSNVILFCDSCNLAVHQECYGVPYIPEGQWLCRCCLQSPQKPVDCVLCPNRGGAFKQTSDGRWAHVVCAIWIPEVCFANTVFLEPVEGVSNIPPARWKLTCYLCKQKGRGASIQCHKANCYTAFHVTCAQRAGLFMKIDPVRETNVNGTTFSVKKTAFCEAHSPPGQEAVSDEESEGRVVGSRGRASRGRSAYTDGPATPKKGRKSDDDAKTDKKKGKKSTESTAQNTASPQVTVPQIPTSRLNIICKGIIFQKKNQFMQRLHNFWLLKRQSRNGVPLVRRLHSNVQTQRNPEQPEVDEKVSAAREALRYWQKLRHDLEKARLLVELIRKREKLKREEVKVHQAALEMQLTPMLVLLRSTLDQLQEKDTAQIFAEPVDVKEVPDYQEFISQPMDFSTMRSKLENHAYRSVADLEADFNLMVSNCLLYNNKDTVFHRAALRLRDLGGAILRHAQRQATNTGLELDTGMHLLESPQKRDFYSCSWEDVDSVLDPNNRLHMSVDEQLKELLDKLDFVTSMRCSGARTRRIRLLRREINSIRYRQGPRHSLLNGHLKEEDEDDDDEEDDDKDVKVDNGLSSSDKEDLKSTSPPTLEPTGPAPPPRQGDAPLEPPTLRPITGERQSPNWPCKRLKMDEDPSDSTTENINCTKAQERQVSQPPSLHSEGQVVTNGLPEPSTPTRPTTGGVGRRTSVLFKKAKNGAKLFRERDILLPNGKGPQDENTSTTPTAPNSTASTPSSTPLSTSSKTPQKSPGPPTLNEPWTPNRNAGSDGELEKTPNHTLESGLTNGFNKHKDGGSDSEYSPCPVLRKEISSPPKRSIGKPALSKVPFPEIVNGDSDYTGNCSQTSEDETELEPLELVWAKCRGYPSYPALIIDPEMPEEGLLHNGVPIPVPPKEVLCLGEQRQEETNEKLYLVLFFDNKRTWQWLPRDKVTPLGVDDTADKLRIMEGRKSSIRKSVQVAYDRAIIHQSRVSHNHGFVASNYL encoded by the exons ATGAGGAAGCCACGTCGAAAAGGCCAGGTGGCCGTAGGAGGTGGAGCAGATGTCAAGAAGTCCAATGGGACAGTTGGCGGGCGTGGGGGAGCCCGCCAACGATCCCCATCCCCTTATAGCCTCAAAGCATCTCCAAGCAGAGAAACCCTCACCTACGCCCAGGCCCAGAAGGTGGTGGAAGTGGAGCTGGAGGGTAGGCTTCACCGCATTTCTATTCTGGAGCCCTTGGAGGTCATTACTGAAGATGAGATGATGGCCCAGGACATTAGTGAGTGTAACAGCAACAAGGAGAACAGTGAGCAATCACCTCCCACCAGCAGTGCCCAAACAGTCCGCAAACCTGTCACACCCCGAGGTCGCAGGAAAGACTCCAAATGTTCCTCTGTCAAGTCGACACCATCTTCCAAGAACCACTGCCCGACTCCTCATCCTCCAACACCTGAAAAGTTAAATACGTTGCATCATCACCACGTGACCCTCCCTGAACCTAAGTTTCGTGTGCTAGAGACCTTCACACCTGTGGAGGCTCCTCCTCTGCCTACAGCATATTACCGATTTATTGAACGCTCACCAGAGGAGCAGGAAACAGAGGCGGAATATGACATGGATGAAGAGGACGTTGCCTGGCTGGATATGGTCAATAATGGACGGACGTCAGAGGGTTACTCAGCTGTCTCGTCGGACACATTTGAGCTGCTAGTGGACCGTCTGGAGGAGGAGGCGTACCGTGAAGCCCGCAGCCGAGCACCCTCTCAGAGCTCTATTGACGACGATGCCTTCTGCTGCGTGTGCCTGGATGACGAGTGCCTCAACAGCAACGTCATCCTCTTTTGTGACTCCTGCAACCTGGCAGTACACCAGGAGTGCTACGGAGTACCCTACATCCCAGAGGGCCAGTGGCTGTGCCGCTGCTGCCTCCAGTCGCCTCAGAAACCTGTTGACTGTGTTCTATGTCCGAACCGAGGCGGCGCTTTTAAGCAAACGAGCGATGGGCGCTGGGCACATGTGGTCTGTGCCATCTGGATCCCAGAGGTCTGCTTTGCCAACACAGTGTTTCTGGAACCAGTGGAAGGGGTCAGTAACATTCCCCCAGCACGCTGGAAACTGACGTGCTACCTGTGCAAGCAGAAGGGCCGTGGTGCATCTATTCAGTGCCACAAAGCCAACTGTTACACTGCGTTTCACGTCACATGTGCTCAGCGTGCTGGTCTGTTTATGAAGATCGATCCAGTGCGAGAGACTAACGTCAACGGGACCACTTTCTCTGTGAAGAAGACTGCATTCTGTGAGGCTCATTCGCCTCCAGGCCAAGAGGCCGTCTCAGACGAAGAGAGTGAAGGACGAGTGGTGGGCAGCAGAGGGAGGGCTAGTAGAGGACGGAGTGCCTACACAGATGGTCCAGCAACAccaaaaaaaggcagaaagtcTGACGATGATGCCAAGACagataaaaagaaagggaagaagagcaCAGAGTCAACTGCACAGAACACTGCTTCGCCACAAGTGACAGTGCCTCAAATACCCACAAGCAG GCTGAATATCATCTGCAAAGGAATCATCTTCCAAAAGAAAAACCAGTTCATGCAGAGACTGCATAACTTCTGGTTACTGAAACGTCAGTCGAGAAACGGTGTGCCGCTGGTTCGGCGTTTGCACTCTAACGTCCAAACCCAAAGGAATCCTGAACAG CCTGAGGTGGATGAAAAGGTTTCTGCAGCAAGAGAAGCACTGAGGTACTGGCAGAAGCTTCGGCACGACCTTGAAAAAGCCAGGCTGCTGGTGGAGCTCATCCGCAAGAGGGAGAAACTCAAACGAGAAGAG GTCAAAGTTCATCAGGCCGCTCTGGAGATGCAGTTGACCCCCATGTTGGTGCTACTCCGCTCCACCCTGGACCAACTACAGGAGAAGGACACAGCCCAGATATTTGCAGAGCCAGTTGACGTCAAGGAG GTCCCCGACTACCAGGAGTTCATCAGCCAGCCCATGGACTTTTCCACTATGCGCTCCAAGCTGGAAAATCATGCATACCGTTCAGTGGCTGACCTGGAGGCCGACTTTAACCTGATGGTATCCAACTGCCTTCTCTACAACAACAAGGACACAGTCTTCCACCGGGCAGCACTGCGTCTTCGAGACCTCGGGGGAGCCATATTGCGCCACGCCCAGCGACAAGCCACCAACACCGGCCTGGAATTGGACACGGGCATGCACCTCCTAGAATCACCACAGAAACGAGACTTTTATAGCTGCTCGTGGGAGGATG TTGATAGTGTACTGGATCCAAACAACCGGCTTCATATGTCTGTGGACGAGCAGCTGAAGGAGCTGCTGGACAAATTGGACTTTGTCACCTCCATGCGCTGCAGCGGCGCCAGGACTCGTCGCATCCGCCTGCTTCGTCGCGAAATCAACAGCATCCGCTACAGGCAGGGCCCCCGCCACAGCCTCCTCAACGGACATCTGAAAGAAGAGGACGAAGATGACGATGACGAGGAAGACGATGACAAAGACGTCAAGGTGGACAACGGACTTTCGTCTTCAGACAAAG AAGACCTTAAATCCACTTCGCCCCCGACACTGGAACCTACAGGGCCGGCTCCTCCTCCACGACAGGGGGATGCACCTCTGGAGCCTCCCACTCTGCGGCCAATCACAGGAGAGCGCCAGTCCCCCAACTGGCCCTGCAAACGCCTAAAGATGGATGAAGACCCCTCAGACAGCACCACAGAGAACATTAATTGCACTAAAGCGCAGGAGCGGCAGGTGTCACAGCCTCCCAGTTTGCACAGTGAAGGGCAGGTGGTGACTAACGGCCTGCCAGAACCCAGCACACCCACACGGCCCACCACCGGGGGCGTTGGACGACGAACCTCCGTATTATTCAAGAAGGCAAAAAATGGAGCCAAGctattcagagagagagacattctTTTGCCGAATGGAAAGGGACCGCAGGACGAGAATACAAGCACCACCCCCACAGCACCCAACTCAACAGCCAGCACCCCATCCTCAACGCCTTTGTCCACTTCATCCAAGACCCCACAGAAAAGCCCAGGACCCCCCACGCTCAATGAACCATGGACCCCCAATCGAAACGCAGGCTCAGACGGAGAGCTGGAGAAGACACCAAATCATACACTGGAAAGTG GACTGACCAACGGCTTCAACAAGCACAAAGACGGCGGGTCCGACTCTGAGTACAGCCCTTGCCCAGTCCTCCGCAAAGAAAT CAGCTCCCCACCCAAACGAAGCATCGGCAAACCAGCTCTTTCCAAAGTTCCCTTCCCAGAGATAGTCAACGGAGACTCAGATTACACCG gCAACTGCAGCCAAACGTCAGAGGATGAGACAGAGCTGGAGCCGCTGGAACTGGTGTGGGCCAAGTGTCGGGGATATCCCTCCTATCCTGCTTTG ATCATCGACCCAGAGATGCCAGAGGAGGGTCTGCTGCACAACGGGGTGCCCATCCCTGTCCCACCCAAAGAGGTCCTCTGTCTGGGGGAGCAAAGGCAGGAGGAGACCAACGAGAAGCTCTACTTGGTGCTCTTCTTTGACAACAAGCGGACGTG GCAGTGGCTCCCACGAGACAAGGTGACACCTTTGGGTGTAGACGACACGGCGGACAAGCTGCGCATAATGGAGGGCCGCAAATCCAGCATCCGCAAGTCTGTCCAGGTGGCGTACGACCGTGCCATCATCCACCAGAGCAGAGTCAGCCACAACCACGGCTTTGTGGCCTCCAACTACCTGTAG
- the brpf3b gene encoding bromodomain and PHD finger-containing protein 3 isoform X2, which yields MRKPRRKGQVAVGGGADVKKSNGTVGGRGGARQRSPSPYSLKASPSRETLTYAQAQKVVEVELEGRLHRISILEPLEVITEDEMMAQDISECNSNKENSEQSPPTSSAQTVRKPVTPRGRRKDSKCSSVKSTPSSKNHCPTPHPPTPEKLNTLHHHHVTLPEPKFRVLETFTPVEAPPLPTAYYRFIERSPEEQETEAEYDMDEEDVAWLDMVNNGRTSEGYSAVSSDTFELLVDRLEEEAYREARSRAPSQSSIDDDAFCCVCLDDECLNSNVILFCDSCNLAVHQECYGVPYIPEGQWLCRCCLQSPQKPVDCVLCPNRGGAFKQTSDGRWAHVVCAIWIPEVCFANTVFLEPVEGVSNIPPARWKLTCYLCKQKGRGASIQCHKANCYTAFHVTCAQRAGLFMKIDPVRETNVNGTTFSVKKTAFCEAHSPPGQEAVSDEESEGRVVGSRGRASRGRSAYTDGPATPKKGRKSDDDAKTDKKKGKKSTESTAQNTASPQVTVPQIPTSRLNIICKGIIFQKKNQFMQRLHNFWLLKRQSRNGVPLVRRLHSNVQTQRNPEQPEVDEKVSAAREALRYWQKLRHDLEKARLLVELIRKREKLKREEVKVHQAALEMQLTPMLVLLRSTLDQLQEKDTAQIFAEPVDVKEVPDYQEFISQPMDFSTMRSKLENHAYRSVADLEADFNLMVSNCLLYNNKDTVFHRAALRLRDLGGAILRHAQRQATNTGLELDTGMHLLESPQKRDFYSCSWEDVDSVLDPNNRLHMSVDEQLKELLDKLDFVTSMRCSGARTRRIRLLRREINSIRYRQGPRHSLLNGHLKEEDEDDDDEEDDDKDVKVDNGLSSSDKEDLKSTSPPTLEPTGPAPPPRQGDAPLEPPTLRPITGERQSPNWPCKRLKMDEDPSDSTTENINCTKAQERQVSQPPSLHSEGQVVTNGLPEPSTPTRPTTGGVGRRTSVLFKKAKNGAKLFRERDILLPNGKGPQDENTSTTPTAPNSTASTPSSTPLSTSSKTPQKSPGPPTLNEPWTPNRNAGSDGELEKTPNHTLESGLTNGFNKHKDGGSDSEYSPCPVLRKEISPPKRSIGKPALSKVPFPEIVNGDSDYTGNCSQTSEDETELEPLELVWAKCRGYPSYPALIIDPEMPEEGLLHNGVPIPVPPKEVLCLGEQRQEETNEKLYLVLFFDNKRTWQWLPRDKVTPLGVDDTADKLRIMEGRKSSIRKSVQVAYDRAIIHQSRVSHNHGFVASNYL from the exons ATGAGGAAGCCACGTCGAAAAGGCCAGGTGGCCGTAGGAGGTGGAGCAGATGTCAAGAAGTCCAATGGGACAGTTGGCGGGCGTGGGGGAGCCCGCCAACGATCCCCATCCCCTTATAGCCTCAAAGCATCTCCAAGCAGAGAAACCCTCACCTACGCCCAGGCCCAGAAGGTGGTGGAAGTGGAGCTGGAGGGTAGGCTTCACCGCATTTCTATTCTGGAGCCCTTGGAGGTCATTACTGAAGATGAGATGATGGCCCAGGACATTAGTGAGTGTAACAGCAACAAGGAGAACAGTGAGCAATCACCTCCCACCAGCAGTGCCCAAACAGTCCGCAAACCTGTCACACCCCGAGGTCGCAGGAAAGACTCCAAATGTTCCTCTGTCAAGTCGACACCATCTTCCAAGAACCACTGCCCGACTCCTCATCCTCCAACACCTGAAAAGTTAAATACGTTGCATCATCACCACGTGACCCTCCCTGAACCTAAGTTTCGTGTGCTAGAGACCTTCACACCTGTGGAGGCTCCTCCTCTGCCTACAGCATATTACCGATTTATTGAACGCTCACCAGAGGAGCAGGAAACAGAGGCGGAATATGACATGGATGAAGAGGACGTTGCCTGGCTGGATATGGTCAATAATGGACGGACGTCAGAGGGTTACTCAGCTGTCTCGTCGGACACATTTGAGCTGCTAGTGGACCGTCTGGAGGAGGAGGCGTACCGTGAAGCCCGCAGCCGAGCACCCTCTCAGAGCTCTATTGACGACGATGCCTTCTGCTGCGTGTGCCTGGATGACGAGTGCCTCAACAGCAACGTCATCCTCTTTTGTGACTCCTGCAACCTGGCAGTACACCAGGAGTGCTACGGAGTACCCTACATCCCAGAGGGCCAGTGGCTGTGCCGCTGCTGCCTCCAGTCGCCTCAGAAACCTGTTGACTGTGTTCTATGTCCGAACCGAGGCGGCGCTTTTAAGCAAACGAGCGATGGGCGCTGGGCACATGTGGTCTGTGCCATCTGGATCCCAGAGGTCTGCTTTGCCAACACAGTGTTTCTGGAACCAGTGGAAGGGGTCAGTAACATTCCCCCAGCACGCTGGAAACTGACGTGCTACCTGTGCAAGCAGAAGGGCCGTGGTGCATCTATTCAGTGCCACAAAGCCAACTGTTACACTGCGTTTCACGTCACATGTGCTCAGCGTGCTGGTCTGTTTATGAAGATCGATCCAGTGCGAGAGACTAACGTCAACGGGACCACTTTCTCTGTGAAGAAGACTGCATTCTGTGAGGCTCATTCGCCTCCAGGCCAAGAGGCCGTCTCAGACGAAGAGAGTGAAGGACGAGTGGTGGGCAGCAGAGGGAGGGCTAGTAGAGGACGGAGTGCCTACACAGATGGTCCAGCAACAccaaaaaaaggcagaaagtcTGACGATGATGCCAAGACagataaaaagaaagggaagaagagcaCAGAGTCAACTGCACAGAACACTGCTTCGCCACAAGTGACAGTGCCTCAAATACCCACAAGCAG GCTGAATATCATCTGCAAAGGAATCATCTTCCAAAAGAAAAACCAGTTCATGCAGAGACTGCATAACTTCTGGTTACTGAAACGTCAGTCGAGAAACGGTGTGCCGCTGGTTCGGCGTTTGCACTCTAACGTCCAAACCCAAAGGAATCCTGAACAG CCTGAGGTGGATGAAAAGGTTTCTGCAGCAAGAGAAGCACTGAGGTACTGGCAGAAGCTTCGGCACGACCTTGAAAAAGCCAGGCTGCTGGTGGAGCTCATCCGCAAGAGGGAGAAACTCAAACGAGAAGAG GTCAAAGTTCATCAGGCCGCTCTGGAGATGCAGTTGACCCCCATGTTGGTGCTACTCCGCTCCACCCTGGACCAACTACAGGAGAAGGACACAGCCCAGATATTTGCAGAGCCAGTTGACGTCAAGGAG GTCCCCGACTACCAGGAGTTCATCAGCCAGCCCATGGACTTTTCCACTATGCGCTCCAAGCTGGAAAATCATGCATACCGTTCAGTGGCTGACCTGGAGGCCGACTTTAACCTGATGGTATCCAACTGCCTTCTCTACAACAACAAGGACACAGTCTTCCACCGGGCAGCACTGCGTCTTCGAGACCTCGGGGGAGCCATATTGCGCCACGCCCAGCGACAAGCCACCAACACCGGCCTGGAATTGGACACGGGCATGCACCTCCTAGAATCACCACAGAAACGAGACTTTTATAGCTGCTCGTGGGAGGATG TTGATAGTGTACTGGATCCAAACAACCGGCTTCATATGTCTGTGGACGAGCAGCTGAAGGAGCTGCTGGACAAATTGGACTTTGTCACCTCCATGCGCTGCAGCGGCGCCAGGACTCGTCGCATCCGCCTGCTTCGTCGCGAAATCAACAGCATCCGCTACAGGCAGGGCCCCCGCCACAGCCTCCTCAACGGACATCTGAAAGAAGAGGACGAAGATGACGATGACGAGGAAGACGATGACAAAGACGTCAAGGTGGACAACGGACTTTCGTCTTCAGACAAAG AAGACCTTAAATCCACTTCGCCCCCGACACTGGAACCTACAGGGCCGGCTCCTCCTCCACGACAGGGGGATGCACCTCTGGAGCCTCCCACTCTGCGGCCAATCACAGGAGAGCGCCAGTCCCCCAACTGGCCCTGCAAACGCCTAAAGATGGATGAAGACCCCTCAGACAGCACCACAGAGAACATTAATTGCACTAAAGCGCAGGAGCGGCAGGTGTCACAGCCTCCCAGTTTGCACAGTGAAGGGCAGGTGGTGACTAACGGCCTGCCAGAACCCAGCACACCCACACGGCCCACCACCGGGGGCGTTGGACGACGAACCTCCGTATTATTCAAGAAGGCAAAAAATGGAGCCAAGctattcagagagagagacattctTTTGCCGAATGGAAAGGGACCGCAGGACGAGAATACAAGCACCACCCCCACAGCACCCAACTCAACAGCCAGCACCCCATCCTCAACGCCTTTGTCCACTTCATCCAAGACCCCACAGAAAAGCCCAGGACCCCCCACGCTCAATGAACCATGGACCCCCAATCGAAACGCAGGCTCAGACGGAGAGCTGGAGAAGACACCAAATCATACACTGGAAAGTG GACTGACCAACGGCTTCAACAAGCACAAAGACGGCGGGTCCGACTCTGAGTACAGCCCTTGCCCAGTCCTCCGCAAAGAAAT CTCCCCACCCAAACGAAGCATCGGCAAACCAGCTCTTTCCAAAGTTCCCTTCCCAGAGATAGTCAACGGAGACTCAGATTACACCG gCAACTGCAGCCAAACGTCAGAGGATGAGACAGAGCTGGAGCCGCTGGAACTGGTGTGGGCCAAGTGTCGGGGATATCCCTCCTATCCTGCTTTG ATCATCGACCCAGAGATGCCAGAGGAGGGTCTGCTGCACAACGGGGTGCCCATCCCTGTCCCACCCAAAGAGGTCCTCTGTCTGGGGGAGCAAAGGCAGGAGGAGACCAACGAGAAGCTCTACTTGGTGCTCTTCTTTGACAACAAGCGGACGTG GCAGTGGCTCCCACGAGACAAGGTGACACCTTTGGGTGTAGACGACACGGCGGACAAGCTGCGCATAATGGAGGGCCGCAAATCCAGCATCCGCAAGTCTGTCCAGGTGGCGTACGACCGTGCCATCATCCACCAGAGCAGAGTCAGCCACAACCACGGCTTTGTGGCCTCCAACTACCTGTAG